GTGCGGAAACTCAGTCTGCCCACCAATGGCGGCGGCTCTTGTTGCGGCTAATTGTGCGGATATGGTTCGGGTTGCGGAGGTGGTTAATGGGTAACGCCCACCTCCACCGCCAATTAATCAAACTAGGTGACATGATGGGCGACGGACTGCACCACGAGCCGGGCGGAAAGTGGATTGAGCGGGAATACCGGAAGATTTTAAAAGCTCTCGGTATTTTGCCCAAAACCAAAAGGCGCAACAATTCGAAAAAGATAAACGAATTGATGGTTGAGCGCACTGCGGCAGTCAAATGTCAATGCGGCGGAGAGTTAAAGCAAACTCGTTCCGGCTCTATGATCGGAGCGTGTGCGGAATGCGGGAATAAATACAAACTTTTGATTAGTAAACGTAAGAGTAAAACCAAGGGGACATTAAAATGAAAGAGCTTCAAGCTGTTATCAACGACAAAGTCAAAGCCATGATTTCTGATGGAACAATCGAAAAAACAATTGAAACCAGCGTTGAAAAGGCCGTCACTTCTGCTCTGGAAAGCCAGTTCGAATTTTATGGCTCCATCACTAAGCAGATTAAAGAGGCTATAGAAAACGGGCTTCGCATAAACACGAAAGACCTTCCTTTTGACTCATACAACGAGCAAATGCTTTCAGCCATAAAGGTCAAACTCGGTAACATGTTTCACGGTCAGGCATATGAGCATTTTTTGGGTCAAATTGACGACTTGCTGAAACCAGCTCCAACGGAACTTCCTCTTGACGATCTTCTCAAAGACATAGCCGCAATGTGGAAAACAGATGAACCGTGGAACGCTGACGATCTTGACGAATATATGACCGTGGAAATTAAACAGTGGGAACACTCAAGCCGCCTCGACGAAGACTGGACTATAAAGCTGTGGAAGAAAGAAAAAAGTTTTGTAGGTTCAGCTAGTGAAGATGTAAGATTATTCATACTTGGCAACAAAATACGCATCAGCTCAAACCACTGTTACAACCCCACCCGTTTCGACCCCGCAGAAGCGTATATTTTCAAACTCTACGCCGCCGGAACCACTATCACCGGCATAGCTGATTGTGATCCTGATGAGCTGGATCTTATCCTTAAAGACGAAGAATTTTAATTCCGCTGCGGCGGTGGGAGAATAAAATCATGAACTACATACCAAACCTAATGGATATAAACTTTTCAGTCCCGGCCCAACCTCTAAAAATTTTCAAGGGCTGGAAAGAGAAAACTTCTATCACTGCTCATGCAGCATGCTTCATTCATAAATCTGGACTAATTGTCTTTTCATCCGTTGACGACCTTCAGGACGGTGAAGGAAATGAATCTAAGTGGGTTCACTTGTCTTGTAGCCGCAAGGATCGCTTGCCCACATGGGACGATCTAAAAGGCGTGAAAAAAATGTTTCTCGGTGATGAGAAGGAAGCTTTACAAGTTTTCCCAAAGACTGAGGACTACGTGAATTTGCATCCATTTTGCTTGCATTTATGGGCACAGGAGCAGGAATAATGCTATTCTGCCTAACCCTAGTCTTCGCATTAGTCGGCATCGAGTGCTTTGTTCAAGCAACGATGTTAAATTCAAAAAACTTTGCGAGGTTCGGAACCGTTTTAGTTTTCTTGGCGGCTGTGTTTCTTGGGATTAGTTTTTTAATGGAGAAAGCTGGATTATGCTGATGACAATAACTGAAGTGGCGGATCTTCTCAGGACTACCCCCGGAGCTGCCCGGACTACTCTGGATAATTTAAAGCTCTGCCCTGTCAACTTAGGACAGGGCAGAGGAAAAGGGCTGCGGTGGTATCGCTCTGAAATACTTACAGCTTTAGACGACTCACGTAAAAGCACAACTCCCAAAAAAAGACCACCTAAAACGACTTCTCCTTTTTCCGGTAAAAGTATGTCTCAATTAATGGAGGAATTGACAAGCCCTCAGATGTCACAGTAGTTAGTAATAATGGCTATCAAGAAATTACAAAACAGGGCAAAACCATACCGCGTATACTGGCGAAATCCGTATTCAAAAAAAATTGAAACTACGCATTTTGAAACATCCAGAGAAGCAGAAGAACACGATAGCAAAGTAAAACATTGGCTCAAGTTTGAGCCGCAAAGATTCGCACCAGCAGAAGAATTGCCCGCCTCAGAAATAACCGTTGAATACATAGTATGGGCTTACCTGCAAGATCGGCAGTTAAAGCCTAAATCCCTGCGTGACACTATTTATCATCTGAAAAAAGTCCTGCCAGCAATTGGACACGTCTATATTTCTCAATTAGCAAAATCACATATGCGTGACCTGGTTAAATACCTCCGAGATCACGGATTAAAACCTAATGGTATTAACCGTAAAGTCAGCATCATTAAAGCCGCCCTAAACTGGGCCGAGAATGAAGAACTCATTGAGTTGAACCCGGTCAGAAATTTTTCATGTCCCAGAGGAACAGACGATCAAGTTCCGCCTCCGACACCTCACGAACTCAAAACAATTTTACAGGTAGCCCCTCATCACCTTCAACGAGTAATTATTCTGGGCTTGGCCTTCGGGGTGCGTGTTGGGGAGTCTGAGCTATTCAAGCTCACATGGGACGATGTTGATTTTCACACATGGAATTTGCGAGTGTGGAGTGCTGAAAAAAATAAAAACGCCCAATGGCGAGAGTTGCACATAAAAGAGTCTCTCCGCGCACTACTCAAGGATTGGCGTGAGCAGGATCGGGAAATTGGAACCCTTCATCTTATCAACTGGAAGGGCAAGCCTGTCACCACGATTAAAAGATCGTGGAAAACAGCCCTAAAAGCTGCTGGAATAACCCGCCGTATTCGCCCTTATGATCTGCGCCATGCTCATGCAACTGAAGCGCTTGCAAACGGAGCCGACATAAAAGCTCTTGCTGAAAATATGGGACACACAGACACATCAATGATCCACAAACACTATCAGCATGTGCTTATTAAACAGCGTAACGCCGCGTTAGAATCAGTTCCCGATTTGGTAATACTATCCGGTAATACAAAGGAAGGGGTTTTGGGGGATTTTAGTATTACCACGGAAGATAAAATTCAATAATTACAACATATAATAATAAGACCGCCGCCTTCGGGACGCAGAGACCGTGGGTTCGAATCCCGCCATCCCGACCAGATATTTCAAGGGCTTACGAAGGCAACTTCGTAAACCCTTTTATTTTTGCGAACCTATTGCTAACAACTAACAGGTCTGCATCAACACGTTCAATAAATTAAAAAGGAACTAAAAATGGAAATGGAGCTGACACCTATTTTTGTAGGATTTACCTTGGGTATATTATCATACGCTGTTACTAAATTATATGTCGATCCCATACTCAAATTTAGAAGTGTACTTTATCAAATTGACTCTACTTTATTCTATTATGCAAATTGCAAATTTTTAATTTCTGAAAAGGTAATCTCTGACAACAATCTAAGGGAAAATGAGAATAACAAAGTCAAAGAAGGCAAAAAAGAATTGCGTAAACAGGTAGGGAGATTAAGAGCTTCGTATCATGAAACTTGTTTCCTTTATAAATGGTGGCTGATTTTTTTTAAAATTGACCCAATAAAGACAAGCACTCTATTACTTCAATTTTCAAATACCCTAGAACCTACAAGCATAGACCATGAAACAAAAATCAGAAAGATGTTAAAAATACACCGGCTATAATTTTGTAACCTCTAAATAATGCTTAGATATCTTTTGCTTCAAGATAAAATGTCAAATCAAGTTACAACTTCTACAGTTAAGTGCCCGTCAACGACTATGAAAGTTTACCAGCTTGTATTGCAACGGGCTAAACGAGATGCGATGAAATCTTTGCCATCGTTGACTAAGGGAGACTAGGAGCTAAGCGTTAACAATAAAATTTTAGTATAATCTTTTTCAATTACGTCACGCATTTCATCCTTGCTAAGTTGCTCGCCACTAAGAAGTCCTCCGTAAGTAAAAATTCCCATTCTATAACTGTGCAAATTTATAACAAACAGAAAAACCTCTCTTGAAAAAAAATCCTCGATAAAATCATTGTTTTTATGCAAAAATTCTACCTCTTCTTCTTCTGGATCTCTATCTTCCATCACAGCTTTTGCAAACGATAAAATAGCCTCTTTTAATTTATTCTTTAATAAATGCTTCTCTCTTCTATATTTTTCCTCTTCTATGAGAACCTGTCTTTCAATAATTTTATTTTGTTGCTCTACTACTTTTTTTTGAGCACCCTGTATCCTATAAGTAAAAAAAGCTAAAATGGCAGTCAAGGTAGCAACAACAAGCGTTACACCATCACCAATCGAAAACGAGAAATTCCATTCTAAAACATTCCACGCTTTTTCAAATCCGTCCCAACTCAGCATTTAAATTCCCTTCTAAAATTTTGGTTTTATTACTAGCAAAATCAGAGATATACCAATGCAAATCAAAAGGGAATAATCGTGCCTAAATTTGGTAGCACAAACCGTAGCACAGTTTAGACTCATAAATATTTGAAATTATTAATCGACATTCACGTTCGGGACGCAGAAACCATGGATTTGAATCCCGCCATCCCGACCAGATATTTCAAGGGTTTACGGTTTAGGCTGTAAACCCTTTTTTACGTCCCCTACCTGCGCCGCCGTATACTGCCGATAAACAGCAAGGGCCATACAACTAAGCGGCAATGCCATAACCAGCCCGAGAAATCCGAGAAGCTTTCCCCACACTGACAGCGACAGCAGAATCATCCATGGTGATAGTCCAAGGCTTTCACCTTGAAGTTTTGGTACAAGCACAGCGTCCTGAATTATCTGCACTACCGCGAACACAGCCGCGACTCCGGCGAACCCGCCCCATAAATTTCCTCCGGTTGCAAGCGCACTTAATCCAGCGAACAGGAATGCAGGCACAAGCCCTGCTATTTGCAGATATGGCACCATATTAAGCAAACCTATGAGCAGACCTAACAATATTGCCAAGGGTAAATCTATGAGCATAAATCCTGCTGAAAACAGACACCCGATAATAAGCGCAATAAGTGCCTGCGTGCGGAAATAGCGATTTGTGATATTGGTAAATTCATCGACGAAAGAAGAGACCCGGGTACGATATTTTTCCGGCAAATGGGAACGCCAACTGCGAAGCTTCTCATAATCAGCCAGCAAAAAAACAAGATAGAGAATAATCACAAACACACCGGCAAGCGCGGCAAACACTTGCGCGGAGCCACTTACCAGATTCCAGATTCCGGGCAGGGCTTTCTGCGCTGCGGCATGAAGCATATTTGCCACACCGGATTCACTCAAAAATTGACGAACATCATCCTGTTGAGCAAGATCGGTCAAAAACTTCCAAATGTCTGCGGGTAGATATTCAGCAGCACGCTTTGCCGCAGCCGAATCATTAACAAGAATAGCAAACAACTTTCCGATATGACTCAGCTCCGAACCCACCATACTCATGGCTAAACATAAAAGTTTTCCTACAGGCACAATTATTACTGTCAGTGTTACGACCACCGCCGCCATCCTGTTTTTAATGATCCGGCCGGTCAATTCAACAAGCGGATTAAGCAAATATGCCAGAGTCAAAGCAACCGCAAACGGTAGCAGGACATCACTCAAAGAGGAAAGTAGAAGAACGGTAAGCCAGATAGAACCGGCCGCCAATGCCAGTCTGAACACGCGGTCAAAAGTGTACGGGATATCGTTTTGCGGCATTGATTACTTTCCTTTTTTTAAATTAGATTCCCGCCCATGCCGCAACTCATGAAGTCTTCTACCGGCACGATCAATCTCAGCACCCAGCGAGCGGATGTTCCAGATAAAAGCCGAGATATTGTTACGCCTTTCAAGCGGAACATCTTCAAAGTCACCACGAATTCGGGCATCACCGACAGTACGTATAAAATCGTTTACGGCCTTTTCAAAATCAGGAACAGGTTTACACTCATCGGGATGTAAAGCGTAACATTCAAGCCACGCATAATGATCCTGCGTCACCTGCAAAATATTTTTCATCCCATCAGCTATAGGTGAAAGCGGCCCGCCATAACCTCTGCGGATAATTGTCGACATGGCGGTCAGCAATCTGTGCATACGTGTAAAAACCCGTATTAAACGGGTAAGATTGTCACGTTGCCACCCCCGCAGCCCCGGTTCTGCCGCAGCCTCTCTAAATATCTCAGAACATTGATCAAGTTTTATAGAAGCATCAATACGAGTTGATACAAGATCACTTTCACTGACGCTGTCGTGAAGATATGAATCAGTCAGCTTTTCAAAATGAACCGCTTGTGTATGAACCAGTTCAAACATTTTTTTGCGC
The nucleotide sequence above comes from Maridesulfovibrio ferrireducens. Encoded proteins:
- a CDS encoding site-specific integrase, with the translated sequence MAIKKLQNRAKPYRVYWRNPYSKKIETTHFETSREAEEHDSKVKHWLKFEPQRFAPAEELPASEITVEYIVWAYLQDRQLKPKSLRDTIYHLKKVLPAIGHVYISQLAKSHMRDLVKYLRDHGLKPNGINRKVSIIKAALNWAENEELIELNPVRNFSCPRGTDDQVPPPTPHELKTILQVAPHHLQRVIILGLAFGVRVGESELFKLTWDDVDFHTWNLRVWSAEKNKNAQWRELHIKESLRALLKDWREQDREIGTLHLINWKGKPVTTIKRSWKTALKAAGITRRIRPYDLRHAHATEALANGADIKALAENMGHTDTSMIHKHYQHVLIKQRNAALESVPDLVILSGNTKEGVLGDFSITTEDKIQ
- a CDS encoding AI-2E family transporter, with the protein product MPQNDIPYTFDRVFRLALAAGSIWLTVLLLSSLSDVLLPFAVALTLAYLLNPLVELTGRIIKNRMAAVVVTLTVIIVPVGKLLCLAMSMVGSELSHIGKLFAILVNDSAAAKRAAEYLPADIWKFLTDLAQQDDVRQFLSESGVANMLHAAAQKALPGIWNLVSGSAQVFAALAGVFVIILYLVFLLADYEKLRSWRSHLPEKYRTRVSSFVDEFTNITNRYFRTQALIALIIGCLFSAGFMLIDLPLAILLGLLIGLLNMVPYLQIAGLVPAFLFAGLSALATGGNLWGGFAGVAAVFAVVQIIQDAVLVPKLQGESLGLSPWMILLSLSVWGKLLGFLGLVMALPLSCMALAVYRQYTAAQVGDVKKGLQPKP
- a CDS encoding FUSC family protein, with translation MFKAIFGTLRQEFRLDSIPFQHAVRAALAITIAVVASKFLDLRHAIWLPVSVIVVMRPSVGGTLRIGWRRLWGTVLGAALGVGILFLNPANTVLLSLIALSFFLVILLRVFSYTAFSCALTAGIILLLGMLFTDGWQFGLERILDTVLGVGIGIAASFGVWPNMARKNLRKKMFELVHTQAVHFEKLTDSYLHDSVSESDLVSTRIDASIKLDQCSEIFREAAAEPGLRGWQRDNLTRLIRVFTRMHRLLTAMSTIIRRGYGGPLSPIADGMKNILQVTQDHYAWLECYALHPDECKPVPDFEKAVNDFIRTVGDARIRGDFEDVPLERRNNISAFIWNIRSLGAEIDRAGRRLHELRHGRESNLKKGK